From the genome of Streptomyces sp. NBC_00659, one region includes:
- a CDS encoding DUF4291 domain-containing protein, whose translation MEEPHRRIRALHTASTITVYQAYRPEIGGPAARKGRFPAAWKPGRMTWIKPSFMWMMYRSGWGTKEGQETVLAVEITRDGFDWALRHACLSSYVRGLHPDRGTWQRVLKRAPARVQWDPERDLNLRPLPYRSLQLGLSGEASSRYADEWIVSISDVTPLANEIHALVRDGELDSATRLLPQEQEYPASAELLAHLHP comes from the coding sequence ATGGAAGAACCGCACCGCAGGATCCGCGCGCTCCACACGGCGTCCACGATCACCGTCTACCAGGCGTACCGCCCGGAGATCGGCGGACCCGCCGCCCGCAAGGGTCGTTTCCCCGCCGCGTGGAAGCCTGGCCGCATGACGTGGATCAAACCCAGTTTCATGTGGATGATGTACCGCTCCGGCTGGGGCACGAAGGAGGGTCAGGAGACCGTCCTTGCCGTCGAGATCACTCGCGACGGCTTCGACTGGGCGCTGCGCCATGCCTGCCTGTCGAGTTACGTTCGCGGACTGCATCCCGATCGCGGCACCTGGCAGCGTGTCCTCAAGCGCGCACCGGCCCGTGTCCAGTGGGATCCCGAACGCGACCTGAACCTGCGTCCCTTGCCGTACCGCTCGCTGCAACTGGGGCTCTCGGGTGAGGCATCGTCGCGTTACGCGGACGAGTGGATAGTGTCCATCAGCGACGTGACCCCGCTCGCCAACGAGATCCACGCACTCGTCAGGGACGGCGAACTGGACTCAGCCACCCGACTGCTCCCCCAGGAACAGGAGTACCCCGCCAGTGCAGAACTCCTGGCACACCTACATCCCTGA
- a CDS encoding TetR/AcrR family transcriptional regulator, translated as MPRLTDARKELRRTQITEAAVRCFSRNGLERTSIADITAESGLSNGSIYAHYRSKADLVQASAHAVLTKRAEALGDYAASDTPPGPDELLARLIAAIDPAEARVGVQTWAEATTNPAIRGIVVDTIDRMRAMVHDCVMAHLVKVEHLDPAEAQEQVIPITDRVMALYLAELLHTALQSPAEETAS; from the coding sequence GTGCCGCGGCTTACCGACGCACGCAAGGAACTTCGACGCACCCAGATCACCGAGGCCGCCGTACGCTGCTTCAGCCGCAACGGCCTGGAGCGGACCTCGATCGCCGACATCACGGCCGAGTCCGGCCTCTCGAACGGCTCGATCTACGCCCACTACCGCAGCAAGGCCGACCTGGTCCAGGCCTCCGCCCACGCGGTGCTCACCAAGCGCGCCGAAGCCCTCGGCGACTACGCCGCGAGCGACACCCCGCCCGGCCCCGACGAACTGCTCGCCCGCCTGATCGCCGCGATCGACCCCGCCGAAGCCCGCGTCGGCGTGCAGACCTGGGCCGAGGCGACCACCAACCCGGCCATCCGCGGCATCGTCGTCGACACGATCGACCGGATGCGCGCCATGGTGCACGACTGCGTCATGGCCCACCTGGTCAAGGTCGAGCACCTCGACCCGGCCGAGGCCCAGGAGCAGGTCATCCCGATCACCGACCGGGTGATGGCGCTCTACCTGGCCGAACTGCTGCACACCGCCTTGCAGTCACCGGCCGAGGAGACAGCGTCATGA
- a CDS encoding NADPH:quinone reductase, producing the protein MKAIIYRDNGGPEVLQLVDRDLPVPGPGEVRVRVAVSGVNPTDWQARSGVAHAKLFAEVTPHLDGAGVIEAVGEGVEQSRTGQRVWLYMAAAGRPTGTAAEYTVVPAERAVPLPDDAGFGLGASLGVPALTAHRALTVTEDGPGRLRPGALDDQVVLAAGGAGAVGHAVIQLARWAGATVISTVSGPEKARLATAAGAHHVINYREGDPATEIRKIAPDGVDIIAEVALGANLALDLAVLRTRGTIATYANDGGKPVELNVLQNMVLNTRLQFLVLYTAGPEARAAAVEDVAAAVRDGALPVGEEHGLPLLRLPLHRTADAHRAVESGAVGKVLVDITS; encoded by the coding sequence ATGAAAGCCATCATCTACCGCGACAACGGCGGCCCCGAGGTTCTCCAGTTAGTCGACCGGGACCTGCCCGTACCCGGCCCCGGCGAGGTCCGTGTCCGGGTCGCCGTGTCCGGAGTCAACCCGACCGACTGGCAAGCCCGCTCAGGCGTCGCCCATGCCAAGCTGTTCGCCGAGGTCACCCCGCACCTGGACGGTGCCGGTGTGATCGAGGCCGTGGGCGAGGGGGTCGAGCAGAGCCGGACCGGCCAGCGGGTCTGGCTGTACATGGCCGCCGCCGGGCGGCCCACCGGCACCGCCGCCGAGTACACCGTCGTACCCGCCGAGCGGGCCGTGCCGCTGCCCGACGATGCCGGCTTCGGCCTCGGTGCCTCACTCGGCGTCCCCGCGCTGACCGCTCATCGCGCGCTCACCGTCACCGAGGACGGACCCGGCCGTCTCCGTCCCGGGGCGCTCGACGACCAGGTCGTGCTCGCCGCGGGCGGGGCCGGGGCGGTCGGGCACGCCGTGATCCAGCTCGCCCGCTGGGCCGGCGCCACCGTGATCAGCACGGTCAGCGGCCCGGAGAAGGCCCGGCTGGCCACCGCCGCCGGCGCTCACCACGTGATCAACTATCGCGAAGGCGACCCGGCCACCGAGATCCGCAAGATCGCCCCGGACGGCGTCGACATCATCGCCGAGGTGGCGCTCGGCGCGAACCTCGCACTGGACCTGGCCGTGCTACGGACGCGCGGCACGATCGCGACCTACGCCAACGACGGCGGCAAGCCGGTCGAACTGAACGTGCTGCAGAACATGGTGCTCAACACACGCCTTCAGTTCCTGGTGCTCTACACGGCAGGCCCGGAGGCACGCGCTGCGGCCGTCGAGGACGTCGCCGCCGCGGTCCGCGACGGCGCCCTGCCGGTCGGCGAAGAACACGGCCTGCCACTGCTCCGTCTCCCGCTCCACCGCACTGCCGACGCACACCGGGCAGTGGAAAGCGGCGCGGTCGGCAAAGTCCTGGTGGACATCACGTCCTGA
- a CDS encoding N-acetyltransferase, which yields MSWLPDHFVHPVLVPLPGGGHHLRPIREADTPLDYPAVMGSRERLWTIFGPAWGWPAATMTYEADQADLLRHEKEIAAHLSFNYALFDAAETALLGCVYIDPPERAGADGEISWWVVDELVGSKVEQALDALVPQWIAADWPFGQPRFLGREISWSDWLALPEHPDT from the coding sequence ATGAGCTGGCTTCCCGATCACTTCGTCCACCCCGTCCTGGTACCGCTGCCGGGCGGTGGTCATCACCTGCGGCCGATCCGGGAGGCGGACACCCCGCTCGACTATCCGGCTGTGATGGGTTCGCGCGAGCGGCTGTGGACCATCTTCGGCCCGGCCTGGGGCTGGCCCGCGGCCACCATGACCTACGAGGCCGACCAGGCCGACCTGTTGCGGCACGAGAAGGAGATCGCCGCACACCTGTCGTTCAACTACGCGCTGTTCGACGCGGCGGAGACAGCTCTGCTCGGCTGCGTCTACATCGACCCACCGGAGAGGGCCGGCGCGGACGGCGAGATCTCCTGGTGGGTGGTGGACGAGCTGGTGGGCAGCAAGGTCGAGCAGGCCCTCGACGCGCTGGTGCCGCAGTGGATCGCCGCCGACTGGCCGTTCGGGCAGCCGCGCTTCCTCGGCCGCGAGATCTCCTGGTCGGACTGGCTCGCCCTGCCGGAGCATCCCGACACGTAA
- a CDS encoding DUF5302 domain-containing protein, translating into MAAESPLPEEPVDGESRSLSPDDDAQDDLKRKFREALARKRGTQADAALTASTNTSKVHGTHGPAASQRSFRRKSGG; encoded by the coding sequence ATGGCTGCAGAGTCTCCATTGCCCGAAGAGCCGGTAGACGGCGAGAGCCGTTCCCTCTCGCCCGACGATGATGCCCAGGACGACTTGAAGCGCAAGTTCCGGGAGGCTCTGGCGCGCAAGCGTGGTACGCAGGCGGACGCCGCCCTCACTGCGAGCACCAACACGTCGAAGGTCCACGGCACGCACGGCCCGGCCGCGAGTCAGCGGTCGTTCCGTCGAAAGAGCGGTGGCTGA
- a CDS encoding DUF6207 family protein codes for MRGRRAGFKVPRARCRSPRTLAERLGVMPYMNPIDETHVSLPSLVVVVVDVAAADDTSPAFQQLLAADRWATVTAKRTTRTSAMRRIHRRRPAGPQRDCRPPPAGTFRGADGVATPRMLPQTDSRGSSFSRVSRPSRPVQRRCPGRTARCRGWSRLNRPAPEIA; via the coding sequence ATGCGAGGCCGAAGGGCCGGCTTCAAGGTCCCGCGAGCTCGATGCCGTTCTCCTCGGACTCTCGCGGAACGCCTGGGCGTAATGCCGTACATGAACCCGATCGACGAGACGCACGTAAGCCTGCCAAGCCTGGTCGTCGTCGTCGTCGACGTCGCGGCCGCCGACGACACATCGCCCGCCTTCCAACAACTGCTCGCCGCCGACCGATGGGCAACGGTGACAGCGAAGCGGACGACGCGGACGTCGGCCATGCGGCGCATCCACCGCCGGAGGCCCGCAGGCCCCCAAAGGGACTGCCGTCCGCCCCCGGCAGGTACGTTTCGGGGGGCGGATGGTGTCGCTACGCCGCGAATGTTGCCGCAGACCGACTCGCGTGGCTCGTCGTTCAGTCGGGTGTCTCGGCCGAGTCGGCCGGTTCAGCGTCGTTGCCCAGGGCGGACCGCTCGATGCCGTGGTTGGTCACGGCTCAATCGGCCAGCGCCAGAAATCGCCTGA
- a CDS encoding alpha/beta fold hydrolase produces the protein MPHLSPAIRRVPRKAGPVAALTTLLALGLTLTPAAASNTNDSKTAGPKPTIVLEHGAFADASGWNDVIHTLQKRGYTVYAPANPLRSLTGDTAYLKSFLATIPGPVVLVGHSYGGAVITGAATGNPAVKALVYIAAYAPDQGETVAQATTLGGGTTDLLQHITARPFPGAATADADAYIDTAHFRELFAQDLPAGQAAQMAAAQRPAAFATLTQPAGTPAWKTIPSWYLIARNDHTIPPAAERAMATRANAHTTEINSSHAAMVSHPHAVTDLILDAATS, from the coding sequence ATGCCGCACCTGTCCCCCGCCATCCGACGCGTCCCACGCAAGGCCGGCCCCGTCGCCGCACTAACCACACTGCTCGCCCTCGGCCTGACCCTCACCCCCGCCGCAGCCTCGAACACCAACGACTCCAAAACCGCCGGACCCAAGCCCACCATCGTGCTGGAGCATGGCGCGTTCGCCGACGCCTCCGGCTGGAACGACGTCATCCACACCCTGCAAAAACGCGGCTACACCGTCTACGCCCCGGCAAACCCGCTGCGCTCCCTGACCGGCGACACCGCATACCTCAAGTCGTTTCTGGCCACCATCCCGGGCCCCGTCGTCCTCGTCGGCCACTCCTACGGCGGCGCCGTCATCACCGGCGCCGCCACCGGCAACCCCGCGGTCAAGGCCCTGGTCTACATCGCCGCCTACGCCCCCGACCAGGGCGAAACCGTCGCCCAGGCCACCACCCTCGGCGGCGGGACCACCGACCTGCTGCAGCACATCACCGCCCGTCCCTTCCCCGGCGCCGCCACCGCAGACGCCGACGCCTACATCGACACCGCCCACTTCCGGGAGCTCTTCGCCCAGGACCTGCCGGCCGGCCAGGCCGCCCAGATGGCTGCCGCGCAACGCCCCGCCGCCTTCGCCACCCTCACCCAGCCCGCGGGCACACCCGCCTGGAAGACCATCCCTTCCTGGTACCTGATCGCCCGCAACGACCACACCATCCCCCCGGCCGCCGAGCGCGCCATGGCAACCCGTGCCAACGCCCATACCACCGAGATCAACAGCTCCCACGCCGCCATGGTCAGCCACCCCCACGCCGTCACCGACCTCATCCTCGACGCCGCCACGAGCTGA
- a CDS encoding alpha/beta hydrolase, with translation MSDHPAQIPAATLERVAEANASGRTPVVFIHGLWLLPNSWDRWATLFEAAGYAPLSPGWPDDPDTVEEAAAHPEIFANKSVGQVADHYSAVIGLLDRRPAVIGHSFGGLLAQIVAGRGLAAATVAIDAAPFRGVLPLPVSALRSSLPVLGNPANRHRAVPLTFEQFRYAFANAVSEEEARRLHDTYAVPAPGAPLFQAATANFNPWTEAKVDIDNPDRGPLLVVSGEKDHTVPHAISAAAYKRQLHNPGLTEFTEIPDRGHSLTIDHGWRDVAETALAFVQRFTN, from the coding sequence ATGTCCGATCACCCCGCCCAGATCCCCGCCGCCACCCTGGAGCGCGTTGCCGAGGCCAACGCCTCGGGCCGCACACCCGTCGTCTTCATCCACGGCCTCTGGCTCCTGCCCAACAGCTGGGACCGCTGGGCGACTCTGTTCGAGGCCGCCGGATACGCCCCGCTCTCCCCGGGATGGCCCGACGACCCGGACACCGTCGAAGAGGCCGCCGCCCACCCGGAGATCTTCGCCAACAAGTCGGTCGGCCAGGTCGCCGACCACTACAGCGCCGTGATCGGGCTCCTCGACCGCAGGCCCGCCGTCATCGGCCACTCCTTCGGCGGCCTCCTCGCCCAGATCGTCGCCGGCCGGGGTCTGGCGGCGGCAACCGTCGCCATCGACGCGGCGCCCTTCCGCGGTGTCCTGCCGCTGCCCGTCTCCGCCCTGCGCTCCTCACTGCCCGTGCTCGGCAACCCCGCCAACCGGCACCGTGCCGTGCCTCTCACCTTCGAGCAGTTCCGCTACGCCTTCGCCAACGCCGTCAGCGAGGAGGAGGCCCGCCGGCTCCACGACACCTACGCGGTCCCGGCGCCCGGAGCACCGCTCTTCCAGGCCGCCACCGCGAATTTCAACCCCTGGACCGAAGCCAAGGTCGACATCGACAACCCCGACCGCGGCCCCCTGCTGGTCGTCTCCGGCGAGAAGGACCACACCGTCCCGCATGCCATCTCCGCCGCCGCCTACAAGCGCCAGCTCCACAACCCCGGCCTCACCGAGTTCACCGAAATCCCGGACCGCGGGCACTCGCTGACCATCGACCACGGCTGGCGCGACGTCGCCGAGACCGCCCTCGCCTTCGTGCAGCGCTTCACCAACTAG
- a CDS encoding alpha/beta fold hydrolase — protein MPTITTRDGAEIFFKDWGGGRPVVFSHGWPLNADAWDNQANLVASHGFRAIAHDRRGHGRSSQTWDGNHMDQYADDLAELIEQLDLTDAVLVGHSTGGGEVAHYLGRHGTSRVSKAVLLGAVPPLMLKTAANPEGSPIENFDAIRAGVAADRSQFYQDLSAPFYGANRADASVSQGLRDAFWLMSMQVGVKGALDCIKAFSETDFTEDLKSIDIPVLVAHGDDDQIVPIQAAALQTVDFVKDAQLKVYAGAPHGLVGDFEKAFNADLLAFIAS, from the coding sequence ATGCCCACCATCACCACCCGCGACGGCGCCGAGATCTTCTTCAAGGACTGGGGCGGCGGGCGCCCGGTCGTCTTCAGCCACGGCTGGCCGCTGAACGCCGACGCCTGGGACAACCAGGCCAACCTGGTCGCCTCGCACGGCTTCAGGGCCATCGCCCACGACCGGCGCGGGCACGGCCGCTCCTCCCAGACCTGGGACGGCAACCACATGGATCAGTACGCCGACGATCTCGCTGAACTGATCGAGCAGCTCGACCTGACCGATGCAGTCCTGGTCGGTCACTCCACCGGCGGCGGCGAGGTCGCCCACTACCTCGGCCGTCACGGCACCTCCCGGGTGTCCAAGGCCGTCCTGCTCGGTGCCGTCCCCCCTCTGATGCTCAAGACCGCGGCGAACCCCGAAGGCTCCCCGATCGAGAACTTCGACGCCATCCGGGCCGGCGTCGCCGCCGACCGCTCGCAGTTCTACCAGGACCTCAGTGCCCCGTTCTACGGCGCCAACCGCGCAGACGCGAGCGTCTCCCAGGGACTGCGCGACGCGTTCTGGCTGATGAGCATGCAGGTCGGCGTCAAGGGCGCCCTCGACTGCATCAAGGCGTTCTCGGAGACCGACTTCACCGAGGACCTCAAGAGCATCGACATTCCCGTCCTGGTCGCACACGGCGACGACGACCAGATCGTCCCCATCCAGGCCGCCGCCCTGCAGACCGTCGACTTCGTCAAGGACGCACAGCTCAAGGTCTACGCCGGCGCCCCGCACGGCCTGGTCGGCGACTTCGAGAAGGCGTTCAACGCCGACCTGCTCGCCTTCATCGCGAGCTGA
- a CDS encoding helix-turn-helix domain-containing protein gives MVLVLDTADIPERDRAEAVRAAMLTATPACHLQHQDSGSSPRARIDLWHFGDAFLWRHDGTGMRMTRTPTHIRRDAPETIALALQEYGRARRSQAEHTLDLGRGDLLLSDLTAPYDYVWSGLGCASALSVPYDRLGLPVDLVRRAAPRLGASTLFPLVRQHLATLTRQADAVSCDGQAPAVGEASIALVRALLASTDSEHRDAAAALDDTLPARINAYIEAHLRDPELRPAVIAAAHNISLRQLYRLIQPPHTTLEQWIVTRRLAGARADLARSQERRSITDIARSWGFRDPSHFTRRFRGAYGLTPREWRRLTTEERAAS, from the coding sequence ATGGTGCTGGTTCTCGACACCGCGGACATACCGGAGCGCGATCGGGCCGAGGCCGTCCGCGCCGCGATGCTGACCGCCACCCCCGCCTGCCACCTCCAGCATCAGGACTCCGGCAGCAGTCCCCGTGCCCGGATCGACCTGTGGCACTTCGGTGACGCCTTCCTGTGGCGGCACGACGGCACGGGCATGCGGATGACCCGCACTCCCACGCACATCCGCCGCGACGCACCCGAGACCATTGCGCTGGCTCTTCAGGAGTACGGCAGGGCCCGCCGCTCCCAGGCCGAGCACACCCTCGACCTCGGCCGCGGCGACCTTCTCCTCTCCGACCTCACCGCCCCCTACGACTACGTCTGGTCCGGTCTCGGCTGCGCCAGCGCCCTGTCCGTCCCCTACGACCGGCTCGGGCTGCCGGTCGACCTGGTGCGCCGCGCCGCCCCCAGACTGGGGGCCAGCACACTGTTTCCGCTGGTCCGCCAGCACCTGGCCACGCTGACCAGGCAAGCCGACGCCGTCAGTTGCGATGGTCAGGCGCCGGCCGTCGGTGAGGCGAGCATCGCCCTGGTCCGCGCCCTGCTCGCATCCACCGACAGCGAGCACAGGGACGCGGCCGCAGCCCTGGACGACACACTCCCCGCCCGGATCAATGCCTACATCGAAGCTCATCTGCGTGACCCGGAGCTACGGCCCGCGGTGATCGCCGCCGCACACAATATTTCGCTGCGTCAGCTCTACCGACTGATCCAGCCGCCACACACGACTCTCGAACAATGGATCGTCACCCGACGTCTGGCCGGCGCCCGGGCCGACCTCGCCCGCTCGCAGGAGCGTCGTTCGATCACCGATATCGCCCGTTCCTGGGGCTTTCGCGATCCCTCTCACTTCACGCGCCGATTCCGCGGCGCCTACGGCCTCACCCCCCGCGAATGGCGCCGGCTCACCACCGAGGAACGCGCAGCCTCCTAG
- a CDS encoding ATP-binding protein has product MNGPLSQSAPLAGSESDLVGRQSERALLEQLLDQTASGQGNALVLSGGAGIGKSALLAQACGSATRRNMTVLTALGVEPESQMPFAGLHQLLLPLRRHAHRLEPGQRRALRTAFDAEGTVPDLFSVALATLELLTECAALTPVVAVLDDTQWLDRPSADVLAFVARRVTTDPVLILTASRTGHPDPLRGSGLREISLHPLESTAAHALLAAGAPQLTDAQRSLILNQSAGNPLALVELPKTLTRYNASAGQPHDLLPLNERLERAFGIRYADLPADSRALLLAASADTSCDLPQLLRAAAIAGGAPVGVPALQPAVDKSLIGPDTLRVQFRHPLIRSAVYARATVAERLAIHAALSVVLETDPDRQVWHRVAATLGTDEDVVSELEALAARARPRGAVTIAVTALERGSDLTAAPARRTSLLLRAAELASELGERAAAAELVRRSDPALMGPEDRGRLALVQEIVAPGEMLDEARIRTLLEAADAARTSGHPDLAADLLWRAASRCWWGNLPPDLRAAVAQAADHLSLPSAAPRTLAILAYALPQTHGDAVLTRMAALTPDRSDPDIMRFLGGAALILGDFHTAASYMSVAADTCRSQGRLALLARTLGAGSWGRIWTGEWDRARSESEEAAALAKETGETFWATSATTNLAMLAALRGEHDLALALAQNAQDSLDVTGVRFLLNSIQQVRAVAAIGTGRYEEAFDILRRLFDPAEATFHEMRWWVAPDLADAAAHTGRQEEARTILAGLEPHAGRLSSPMIRMCLQYTRAVLADDDSAELHLGQALAGDPSRWPPYRARLLLAHSRWLRRQRRTVESRAPLREARDIFDTLGAPHWSDHTRQLLRSAGESSTQRPPAARDRLSPQELQIATLAATGLTNRQISQRLYLSHRTIGSHLYRIFPKLGITTRTQLADALSSLEPTL; this is encoded by the coding sequence GTGAACGGCCCCCTGTCCCAGTCCGCGCCGCTCGCCGGCAGCGAGAGCGACCTCGTCGGAAGGCAGAGCGAGCGCGCGCTGCTGGAGCAATTGCTCGACCAGACAGCAAGCGGACAGGGAAACGCGCTGGTCCTCAGCGGTGGAGCCGGCATCGGGAAATCCGCCCTGCTCGCCCAGGCCTGCGGCAGTGCCACCCGCCGGAACATGACCGTGCTCACCGCCCTGGGCGTCGAACCCGAGAGCCAGATGCCCTTCGCCGGACTCCACCAGCTCCTGCTCCCGCTCCGACGGCACGCGCACCGACTTGAGCCCGGCCAGCGACGGGCTCTGCGCACCGCCTTCGACGCGGAGGGCACCGTCCCCGACCTGTTCAGCGTCGCCCTGGCCACCCTCGAGCTCCTGACCGAGTGCGCCGCCCTCACCCCGGTCGTGGCAGTCCTCGACGACACCCAGTGGCTCGACCGGCCCAGCGCCGACGTGCTGGCCTTTGTGGCCCGCAGGGTGACCACCGACCCGGTCCTCATTCTCACCGCCTCACGCACCGGCCACCCGGACCCCCTCAGAGGCAGCGGCCTGCGCGAAATATCGCTGCACCCCCTGGAATCCACCGCCGCACACGCGCTCCTCGCAGCCGGCGCACCACAACTGACCGACGCCCAGCGCTCCCTGATCCTGAACCAGTCGGCCGGCAACCCGCTGGCCCTGGTCGAACTCCCCAAAACCCTGACCCGGTACAACGCGTCGGCCGGGCAACCCCACGACCTCCTCCCACTCAACGAGCGTCTCGAGCGGGCCTTCGGAATCCGCTACGCCGACCTGCCCGCGGACAGCAGGGCGCTCCTGCTCGCGGCGTCCGCCGACACCAGCTGCGACCTGCCCCAACTGCTGCGTGCCGCGGCGATCGCCGGCGGAGCACCTGTCGGTGTCCCGGCGCTCCAGCCCGCCGTCGACAAGTCCCTCATCGGTCCGGACACCCTGCGCGTCCAGTTCCGCCACCCGCTGATCCGATCCGCGGTCTACGCGCGGGCCACGGTCGCTGAGCGGCTGGCGATCCACGCGGCGCTGTCCGTCGTCCTTGAGACCGACCCGGACCGGCAGGTCTGGCACCGGGTCGCCGCCACCCTGGGCACCGACGAAGACGTCGTCTCCGAACTGGAAGCTCTTGCCGCAAGGGCCCGCCCACGTGGCGCCGTCACCATCGCCGTCACCGCCCTCGAACGCGGATCCGATCTGACCGCCGCTCCCGCACGACGCACCTCGCTCCTGCTGCGGGCCGCAGAGCTCGCCAGCGAACTCGGAGAACGTGCGGCCGCCGCCGAGCTCGTCCGGCGCTCCGACCCGGCGCTGATGGGCCCGGAGGACCGCGGTCGCCTGGCTCTCGTCCAAGAGATCGTCGCACCGGGCGAGATGCTCGACGAGGCCCGCATCCGCACGCTCCTGGAAGCCGCGGACGCCGCCCGGACCAGCGGCCACCCCGACCTGGCCGCCGACCTGCTGTGGCGGGCGGCATCACGGTGCTGGTGGGGAAACCTGCCCCCCGATCTGCGAGCCGCCGTCGCCCAGGCGGCCGACCACCTCAGCCTGCCCTCTGCCGCCCCCCGCACCCTGGCGATCCTGGCCTACGCCCTTCCGCAGACACACGGAGACGCGGTCCTCACCCGCATGGCCGCCCTGACCCCTGACCGGTCCGACCCCGACATCATGCGCTTCCTCGGCGGCGCCGCCCTCATCCTCGGAGACTTCCACACCGCCGCCTCCTACATGAGCGTTGCCGCCGACACCTGCCGGTCCCAGGGCCGGCTCGCCCTCCTGGCCCGCACCCTCGGTGCCGGAAGCTGGGGCAGGATCTGGACCGGCGAATGGGACCGTGCCCGCTCCGAGAGCGAAGAAGCCGCAGCGCTCGCGAAGGAGACCGGCGAGACCTTCTGGGCCACCTCCGCCACCACCAACCTGGCCATGCTCGCGGCCCTGCGCGGCGAGCACGACCTGGCCCTGGCTCTCGCGCAGAACGCCCAGGACAGCCTCGACGTCACGGGCGTGCGCTTCCTCCTCAACAGCATCCAGCAAGTTCGCGCCGTCGCGGCGATCGGCACCGGCCGCTACGAGGAGGCATTCGACATCCTGCGACGCCTCTTCGACCCGGCCGAAGCGACCTTCCACGAGATGCGCTGGTGGGTCGCCCCCGACCTCGCCGACGCAGCCGCACACACAGGGCGCCAGGAGGAAGCCCGCACCATCCTGGCCGGCCTGGAGCCCCATGCCGGCCGGCTCTCCTCGCCCATGATCCGGATGTGCCTGCAGTACACCCGGGCTGTCCTCGCCGACGACGACAGCGCTGAACTCCATCTCGGACAAGCGCTGGCAGGCGACCCGAGCCGATGGCCGCCCTACCGCGCACGGCTCCTTCTCGCCCACAGCCGCTGGCTTCGCCGACAGCGCCGCACCGTCGAATCCAGAGCACCCCTGCGCGAAGCAAGAGACATCTTCGACACCCTCGGCGCACCACACTGGAGCGACCACACACGTCAGCTACTGCGGTCCGCCGGTGAAAGCAGCACCCAACGGCCACCAGCCGCCCGCGACCGCCTCAGCCCGCAGGAACTCCAGATCGCCACACTTGCTGCCACCGGCCTCACGAACCGCCAGATCAGCCAGCGCCTCTATCTCTCCCACCGCACCATCGGCTCCCACCTCTACCGGATCTTCCCCAAACTCGGCATCACCACCCGAACCCAACTCGCCGACGCCCTCAGCTCCTTGGAGCCCACTCTCTGA